In the genome of Candidatus Electrothrix rattekaaiensis, the window AACCAAGTATCGAAAAAAAAAGGAAAACAAGCGGGGGACCAGAGCCGGTTGTATCGGGGTGTACTGCGCCGGAGAGGCCTTGGCTGATGCCGGGATAGATTTTTCCGAGTATGACCGCAGCCGCACCGGGGTCTACATGGGCTTGACCGAACACGGGACTGTGGAAACGGAAAATGAGGTCTATAATATAAGTAAATTTGACTATAACGTCGATTACTGGACCCATCATCATAATCCCCGAACGGTTCTCAATAATCCGGCCGGGGAAATCACCATGAAATTCGGGATCACCGGCCCGCATTATGCGGTTGGGGCTGCCTGTGCTGCCGGGAATGCCGCTTTGATCCAAGGTTCCCAGATGCTTCGTCTTGGCGAGGTTGATCTTGCCCTCTGCGGCGGCTTATCCGAATGTGTGGGCTCTTTCGGCATCTTTGCCAGCTTCCGCGCCCAAGGAGCTCTGGCTGAACATAAGGAACCGACAAAAGCCAGTCGTCCGCTAGATCTGGATCGGAACGGTATTGTTATCTCCGAAGGCGGCTGCGTGTTCACCTTAGAGCGTCTGGACAAAGCCCTTGCCCGAGGAGCAAAGATCTACGGGGAAGTTGCTGGCTATGCCATGAACTCCGATGCCCGTGATTTTGTCCTGCCCTATGGCCCACGTCAAGCAGAGTGCATCCGTGTAGCTCTTGAACGGGCTGGATTGACTCCAGAGGATATCAGTATTATCAATACCCATGCCACCGGCACCAAGCAGGGTGACGTGGAGGAGTGCAAGGCCTTGGCTGAGGTCTTTGCCGGTTGCTCCGCTGTCAGAAGCAATAACACCAAGTCGATAATCGGGCACGCTATGGGTGCTGCCGGAGTCTTGGAATTGGCAGCGAATCTCTCCGCTTTTGAAGATAATTTTGTTCACCCGACAATTAATCTGGACAATCTTGATCCAGACTGTGTTCTCCCGGGATTGGTTGCTGACAAGGCGGAAAAAGTTGAACAGGTGGAGACGATTCTTAATAATTCTTTCGGCATGGTAGGGATAAATTCGGTAGTCATTATCAAGAGATTTGTGGCGGACTAAAGGTTTTTATGGTACTGTTATTCCCTTTTGCGAAAAAAAGGGTTGGCAGATATTTTCAGCGGAAAGGGTTGAAAGAAAAGCGAACGAATATTAAAGAGTATATAGAGGAACCGGCATGACCCGTGA includes:
- a CDS encoding beta-ketoacyl-[acyl-carrier-protein] synthase family protein; this encodes MSNVSLPDAQPDAQRIVITGVGLTAPGGSNTLADFREQVLAGRSGISTIDLRYMDTYPAGICDFPETKYRKKKENKRGTRAGCIGVYCAGEALADAGIDFSEYDRSRTGVYMGLTEHGTVETENEVYNISKFDYNVDYWTHHHNPRTVLNNPAGEITMKFGITGPHYAVGAACAAGNAALIQGSQMLRLGEVDLALCGGLSECVGSFGIFASFRAQGALAEHKEPTKASRPLDLDRNGIVISEGGCVFTLERLDKALARGAKIYGEVAGYAMNSDARDFVLPYGPRQAECIRVALERAGLTPEDISIINTHATGTKQGDVEECKALAEVFAGCSAVRSNNTKSIIGHAMGAAGVLELAANLSAFEDNFVHPTINLDNLDPDCVLPGLVADKAEKVEQVETILNNSFGMVGINSVVIIKRFVAD